In a genomic window of Fundidesulfovibrio soli:
- a CDS encoding B12-binding domain-containing radical SAM protein yields the protein MRVLLMNVPDANVGKTTDDWDIEATDIGVFPPMGILYLAGAIRALGRHEVKLVDCILDKLTPEQASQRAKDYAPDVIGLTVYTPNLYDALMLTRSLRAALPKATIVWGGPHTMLFPAESMAQPEVDYLITGEAEETFPAFLDALEDGKPLDFIPGVWMRKGGEVVNTGAPGYVQDIDKLPFPAFDLVDFKRYFSAIGTGLPVGTICSSRGCPFHCTFCCKPYSTYRSRSVENILAEMELYHAQGIREFFFFDDLFNASAKRVKTIAESILAKNWKDVVWSFRGRVDAVDEDMLRLVKKAGCRQILFGVEDASDEGLKAINKKISVAQVFRAMRLCRKVGITTSTNWIIGFPHHKTREDIVKLIDNAVAIDSDFAQFNICIVYQGTAMFDLAVERKLFDPDIWRKHALNPIPNFVEPIWEEHLSRRELSELLKQCYRRFYFRPMSILRKVLRVRRLSEFMLFARGALTLLGIKGYARKKHVQGQESTAR from the coding sequence ATGCGCGTTCTGCTCATGAACGTCCCCGACGCCAACGTCGGCAAGACCACCGACGACTGGGACATAGAAGCCACCGACATCGGCGTGTTCCCCCCCATGGGCATCCTCTACCTGGCCGGGGCCATCCGGGCCCTGGGCCGCCACGAGGTGAAGCTCGTCGACTGCATCCTGGACAAGCTCACCCCCGAGCAGGCCTCCCAGCGCGCCAAGGACTACGCGCCGGACGTGATCGGCCTCACGGTCTACACGCCCAACCTCTACGACGCCCTGATGCTCACCCGCAGCCTGCGCGCCGCGCTCCCCAAGGCGACCATCGTCTGGGGCGGGCCGCACACCATGCTCTTCCCGGCGGAGTCCATGGCCCAGCCCGAGGTGGACTACCTCATCACCGGCGAGGCCGAGGAGACCTTCCCCGCCTTCCTGGACGCCCTGGAGGACGGCAAGCCCCTCGACTTCATCCCCGGCGTCTGGATGCGCAAGGGCGGGGAGGTGGTCAACACCGGCGCCCCCGGCTACGTGCAGGACATCGACAAGCTGCCCTTCCCGGCCTTCGACCTGGTGGACTTCAAGCGCTATTTCAGCGCCATAGGCACGGGCCTGCCCGTGGGCACCATCTGCAGCTCGCGCGGCTGCCCCTTCCACTGCACCTTCTGCTGCAAGCCGTACTCCACCTACCGCTCCCGCAGCGTGGAGAACATCCTGGCGGAGATGGAGCTGTACCACGCCCAGGGCATCCGCGAGTTCTTCTTCTTCGACGACCTGTTCAACGCCTCGGCCAAGCGGGTCAAGACCATCGCCGAGTCCATCCTGGCCAAGAACTGGAAGGACGTGGTCTGGTCCTTCCGGGGCAGGGTGGACGCCGTGGACGAGGACATGCTGCGCCTGGTGAAGAAGGCGGGCTGCCGCCAGATCCTCTTCGGCGTGGAGGACGCCAGCGACGAGGGCCTCAAGGCCATCAACAAGAAGATCAGCGTGGCGCAGGTCTTCCGGGCCATGCGCCTGTGCCGCAAGGTCGGCATCACGACCTCCACCAACTGGATCATCGGCTTCCCCCACCACAAGACCCGCGAAGACATCGTGAAGCTGATCGACAACGCCGTGGCCATCGACTCGGACTTCGCCCAGTTCAACATCTGCATCGTCTACCAGGGCACGGCCATGTTCGACCTGGCCGTGGAGAGGAAGCTCTTCGACCCCGACATCTGGCGCAAGCACGCCCTGAACCCCATCCCCAACTTCGTGGAGCCCATCTGGGAGGAGCACCTCTCCCGCAGGGAGCTCTCGGAGCTGCTCAAGCAGTGCTACAGGCGCTTCTACTTCCGGCCCATGTCCATCCTGCGCAAGGTCTTGCGGGTGCGCCGCCTCTCGGAGTTCATGCTCTTCGCGCGCGGGGCGCTGACGCTTCTCGGCATCAAGGGCTACGCCCGCAAGAAGCACGTCCAGGGCCAGGAGAGCACGGCGCGCTAG
- the asnB gene encoding asparagine synthase (glutamine-hydrolyzing), which translates to MCGICGFRADPGYDLDAMLASIAHRGPDGRGAWRSGGVALGHARLAIIDLAGGAQPMHSRDGAVSLVFNGEIYNYRQLRRELEASGQSFDTSSDTEVLLRMYEAHGERMLSRIEGMFAFVLHDARRDLLFGARDRFGIKPLYYTWDQGRFAFASEIKALLACGACRPVGNPKSAALFLTFRFIPGPETAFADALSLPPGTFFRQKGNRAPIVERYWDLPEVEPRTNEEDAFECFSGLLREAVSSHLMSDVPLGAFLSGGVDSTAVTAAMAACGHRPLETFTVDFRGAPSESVEAERTARHLGCEQHTVLVPPESLEMFPELLYHLDAPFGDAILLPLYLVCLEASKRVKVVMSGDGADETMLGYIHHEALAKLARPRMRALAPFMGLAAPLVNMLPVSLLDKAFNYPDSMGVLGRERLARLLARAGSPGGVYLLFASVFGEDEREALLGPALAGGEADARREFLEPLRRRIDQAPDPLEAAYRHDLRHWLPDNILTKLDRMTMAVGIEGRVPYLGDRLASFAISLPKALKIRGGRGKLPLRTHFQRNVVIPGRPEGGKKAFYFPLQGAYQDALNNLVAKYLSPGAINPHILDPRAVGRVVARAGSSPLLGFKQVFTLLGFQMWQERFGIRWE; encoded by the coding sequence ATGTGCGGTATCTGCGGCTTTCGGGCTGACCCCGGCTACGACCTCGACGCGATGCTCGCGTCCATCGCCCACCGCGGGCCGGACGGGCGCGGGGCATGGCGTTCGGGCGGCGTGGCCCTGGGCCACGCTCGGCTGGCCATCATAGACTTGGCCGGGGGCGCGCAGCCCATGCACAGCCGCGACGGGGCCGTGAGCCTGGTCTTCAACGGGGAGATCTACAACTACCGCCAGCTGCGCCGCGAGCTCGAGGCGTCCGGCCAGAGCTTCGACACCTCCTCGGACACCGAGGTCCTGCTGCGCATGTACGAGGCGCACGGCGAGCGGATGCTCTCGCGCATCGAGGGCATGTTCGCCTTCGTGCTGCACGACGCCCGGCGCGACCTGCTCTTCGGCGCGCGCGACCGCTTCGGCATCAAGCCCCTCTATTACACCTGGGACCAGGGCCGCTTCGCCTTCGCCTCCGAGATCAAGGCCCTGCTGGCCTGCGGGGCCTGCCGCCCGGTGGGCAACCCCAAGTCCGCCGCGCTGTTTTTGACCTTCCGCTTCATCCCCGGGCCGGAGACGGCCTTCGCCGACGCCTTGAGCCTTCCGCCCGGCACCTTCTTCCGCCAGAAGGGCAACCGCGCCCCCATTGTCGAGCGCTACTGGGACCTGCCCGAGGTGGAGCCCCGGACCAACGAGGAGGACGCCTTCGAGTGCTTCTCGGGTCTTCTGCGGGAGGCCGTATCCTCCCACCTGATGAGCGACGTGCCCCTGGGCGCGTTCCTGTCCGGCGGGGTGGACTCCACGGCGGTCACGGCCGCCATGGCCGCCTGCGGGCACAGGCCCCTGGAGACCTTCACCGTGGACTTCCGGGGCGCGCCCTCGGAGTCCGTGGAGGCCGAGCGCACCGCGCGCCACCTGGGCTGCGAGCAGCACACCGTGCTTGTGCCCCCCGAGAGCCTGGAGATGTTTCCCGAGCTGCTCTACCACCTGGACGCCCCCTTCGGGGACGCCATCCTGCTGCCGCTGTACCTGGTCTGCCTGGAGGCCTCCAAGCGGGTGAAGGTGGTCATGAGCGGCGACGGGGCCGACGAGACCATGCTGGGCTACATCCACCACGAGGCCCTGGCCAAGCTCGCGAGGCCGAGGATGCGGGCGCTGGCCCCGTTCATGGGCCTGGCCGCGCCCCTGGTGAACATGCTGCCCGTCTCCCTGCTGGACAAGGCCTTCAACTACCCCGACTCCATGGGCGTGCTCGGGCGCGAGCGCCTGGCGCGCCTGCTTGCGCGGGCGGGCTCCCCGGGCGGGGTGTACCTGCTGTTCGCCTCCGTGTTCGGTGAGGACGAGCGCGAGGCCCTGCTGGGCCCGGCCCTGGCCGGGGGCGAGGCCGACGCCCGCCGGGAGTTCCTGGAGCCGCTGCGCCGCCGCATCGACCAGGCCCCGGACCCGCTGGAGGCCGCCTACCGCCACGACCTGCGCCACTGGCTGCCCGACAACATCCTGACCAAGCTCGACAGGATGACCATGGCCGTGGGCATCGAGGGCCGCGTGCCCTACCTGGGCGACAGGCTGGCCAGCTTCGCCATTTCGCTGCCCAAGGCCCTCAAGATCAGGGGCGGACGCGGCAAATTGCCGCTGAGGACCCATTTCCAGCGCAACGTGGTCATCCCCGGGCGGCCCGAGGGCGGGAAAAAGGCGTTTTACTTTCCCCTGCAGGGCGCGTATCAAGACGCCTTGAACAATCTGGTCGCTAAATATCTGTCTCCAGGCGCGATCAATCCACACATCCTCGATCCCCGCGCCGTCGGGAGGGTCGTCGCCCGGGCCGGCTCCTCGCCGCTGCTCGGGTTCAAGCAGGTGTTCACCCTGCTTGGGTTCCAGATGTGGCAGGAGCGCTTCGGAATCCGCTGGGAATGA
- a CDS encoding B12-binding domain-containing radical SAM protein: MKTLLLNPMTSQAGNVVRDVLYGCWCKGNRIGGGTVPPFNLLVMTTLLRREGLEADFLDAQALQMKPEEVGTRIGAYGLVLMTTSTMSFLEDAGYLAQLKKRNPGLVTAVFGSHPTFMPRPCLEHPGVDHVVMFEPEETVLELARAVSDGLPTGSILGLGSRGADGRPLLNEKRPFLENLDWLPHPDVDLLPKGIHYFNPLVRRMPYMTTTTSKGCPGKCIFCTAPTFDGKVFRRQSFEHVMDQLRSFASKGVKEVYFRDDTFFVDRQRDHAICRAIIDEKLDLTWIANARVNMIDEETMALARKAGCHTLKFGVESGSQEVLDGIRKGYRLEQGLAIFKAARRIGLSTHAHVMIGNPGDTRETIEMTIDYVLALNPTTATFGICTPYPGTPLFERVRELAPEIADGSATDLARLHTEGMFNKHYCRVDQDELPKLVRRAYRRFYLRPGYWLQCARELLRNTDDLKRVALSSTRLFEFIFRGKD; this comes from the coding sequence ATGAAAACCCTGCTGCTCAACCCCATGACCAGCCAGGCCGGCAACGTCGTGCGCGACGTGCTCTACGGCTGCTGGTGCAAGGGCAACCGCATCGGCGGCGGCACCGTGCCGCCCTTCAACCTGCTGGTGATGACCACGCTTCTGCGCCGCGAAGGCCTGGAGGCGGACTTCCTGGACGCCCAGGCCCTGCAGATGAAGCCCGAAGAGGTGGGCACGCGCATCGGGGCCTACGGCCTGGTGCTCATGACCACCTCCACCATGAGTTTCCTGGAGGACGCCGGGTACCTGGCGCAGCTCAAGAAGCGCAACCCCGGCCTCGTCACGGCCGTGTTCGGCTCCCACCCCACGTTCATGCCCAGGCCCTGCCTGGAGCACCCCGGCGTGGACCACGTGGTCATGTTCGAGCCGGAGGAGACGGTGCTGGAGCTGGCCCGGGCCGTAAGCGACGGCCTGCCGACCGGTTCCATCCTCGGCCTGGGTTCGCGCGGGGCGGACGGACGGCCCCTGCTGAACGAAAAGCGCCCCTTCCTGGAGAACCTGGACTGGCTGCCCCACCCGGACGTGGACCTGCTGCCCAAGGGCATCCACTATTTCAACCCGCTGGTCAGGCGCATGCCCTACATGACCACCACCACCAGCAAGGGCTGCCCGGGCAAGTGCATCTTCTGCACGGCCCCCACCTTCGACGGCAAGGTCTTCCGCCGCCAGAGCTTCGAGCACGTGATGGACCAGTTGCGCTCCTTCGCCTCCAAGGGCGTCAAGGAGGTCTACTTCCGCGACGACACCTTCTTCGTGGACCGCCAGCGCGACCACGCCATCTGCCGGGCCATCATCGACGAGAAGCTGGACCTCACCTGGATCGCCAACGCCCGCGTGAACATGATCGATGAGGAGACCATGGCCCTGGCCAGAAAGGCCGGGTGCCACACCCTGAAGTTCGGGGTGGAGTCGGGCTCCCAGGAGGTCCTGGACGGCATCCGCAAGGGCTACAGGCTGGAGCAGGGCCTGGCCATCTTCAAGGCGGCCCGCCGGATCGGGCTCTCCACCCACGCCCACGTGATGATCGGCAACCCCGGCGACACCCGGGAAACGATCGAGATGACCATCGACTACGTGCTGGCGCTCAACCCCACCACGGCCACCTTCGGCATCTGCACGCCCTATCCGGGCACGCCCCTGTTCGAGCGCGTGCGCGAGCTGGCCCCCGAGATCGCCGACGGCAGCGCCACGGACCTCGCCCGGCTGCACACCGAGGGCATGTTCAACAAGCATTACTGCCGCGTGGACCAGGACGAGCTGCCCAAGCTGGTGCGCCGCGCCTACCGCCGCTTCTACCTGCGCCCGGGCTACTGGCTGCAATGCGCCCGGGAGCTCCTGCGCAACACCGACGACCTCAAGCGGGTGGCCCTGTCCTCGACACGCCTGTTCGAGTTCATATTCCGAGGGAAAGACTGA
- a CDS encoding glycosyltransferase family 2 protein, producing the protein MVPFKEVSVVIPAYNEQESISGIIARIRAVSEDFEIVVCSDGSTDDTARLAREAGAVVVEHRYNLGNGATVKSGAKRATRPYMVVMDCDGQHQPEDIPKLLEHLPDYDMVVGSRTKQCRTDPVRDFGNVMLRKVAEIIGGTPIMDLTSGFRAVKRELYFLFAPLYPMRYSYPSTITLAFINSGYFVKFLPLHTIVRREQGTSNIQPMRDGLRFLKIIFRLFMLFRPFKIFFPLALCMFVLGVGLGLYQLIMTSGVHSIAVVLLLGGLLFFINGLLAEQISQIRLSLLNQPGQHPMARSDSSGGAPDA; encoded by the coding sequence ATGGTGCCATTCAAAGAAGTCTCGGTCGTCATTCCGGCCTATAACGAGCAGGAGTCCATCAGCGGGATCATCGCGCGCATCCGCGCCGTGTCCGAGGATTTCGAGATCGTGGTCTGCTCCGACGGCTCCACGGACGACACCGCCCGCCTGGCCCGCGAGGCCGGGGCCGTTGTGGTGGAGCACCGCTACAACCTGGGCAACGGGGCCACCGTGAAGAGCGGGGCCAAGCGCGCCACCCGGCCCTACATGGTGGTCATGGACTGCGACGGCCAGCACCAGCCCGAGGACATCCCCAAGCTGCTGGAGCACCTGCCGGACTACGACATGGTTGTGGGCTCGCGCACCAAGCAGTGCCGCACCGACCCCGTGCGCGACTTCGGCAACGTCATGCTGCGCAAGGTGGCCGAGATCATCGGGGGCACCCCCATCATGGACCTGACCTCCGGGTTCCGGGCCGTGAAGCGCGAGCTCTACTTCCTGTTCGCGCCGCTGTACCCCATGCGCTACTCCTACCCCTCCACCATCACGCTGGCCTTCATCAACTCGGGCTACTTCGTGAAGTTCCTGCCCCTGCACACCATCGTGCGCCGGGAGCAGGGCACCAGCAACATCCAGCCCATGCGCGACGGCCTGCGCTTCCTGAAGATCATCTTCCGCCTGTTCATGCTCTTCAGGCCCTTCAAGATTTTCTTCCCCCTGGCGCTGTGCATGTTCGTGCTGGGCGTGGGCCTGGGGCTCTACCAGCTCATCATGACCTCCGGGGTGCACAGCATCGCCGTGGTGCTCCTGCTGGGCGGGCTGCTGTTCTTCATCAACGGCCTGCTTGCCGAGCAGATATCCCAGATACGCCTGAGCCTGCTCAACCAGCCGGGGCAGCACCCCATGGCCCGTTCCGACAGTTCCGGCGGAGCGCCCGATGCCTGA
- a CDS encoding S8 family peptidase codes for MIYNLRKVFATFLLLLVPVMAQAGDKGLRWADIPQSSVTSSGQARVIVTLDVPGISELTGASRKATVDHSKADPPGAKAEAALAEAARTADAALEQGIASVAQAVAQNADPSSLAKGAAAARVFKTVPGMAMTVSEAALEALKADPRVLHIQIDEAAPLIPPVKGSGSKAGALDAPAADLPPDTPQLAQSAPMIGADKVWAKGWRGQGWYVAILDTGIRRTHEMFTGKTIQEACYSASANCPNGQASMSGTGAAAHYSSAYAGWDHGTHVSGIAAGKKPDGTLSGIAKDANIIAVNVFSIFPATSDVRSYTSDQILGLEYIYSLRNTYKIGAVNMSLGGGQYFAACDIANAPRKAAIDNLVSVKIATCIASGNDGFCDSVGAPGCISTAITVGAVTKGDLEASYNNWGPGLVDFWAPGSSITSSTGDSDTSYESWNGTSMATPHVTGTWTLMRQRAPSEGVAAIQTRLTNGGVSVQTACPDGGYRPRINVFNSQNWNRFSSAASQLLLLQGN; via the coding sequence ATGATTTACAACTTACGTAAAGTATTCGCGACGTTTCTGTTGCTGCTCGTCCCGGTTATGGCCCAGGCTGGCGACAAGGGCCTGCGTTGGGCGGACATACCCCAATCCAGCGTCACTTCTTCCGGCCAGGCCCGAGTGATCGTCACCCTGGACGTGCCGGGCATCTCCGAGCTGACAGGGGCCTCCCGCAAGGCCACGGTCGACCACTCCAAGGCCGACCCGCCCGGGGCCAAGGCGGAAGCGGCCCTGGCCGAGGCCGCCCGCACCGCGGACGCCGCCCTGGAGCAGGGCATCGCCTCCGTGGCCCAGGCCGTGGCCCAGAACGCCGATCCGTCCTCCCTGGCCAAGGGCGCAGCAGCCGCGCGCGTGTTCAAGACCGTGCCCGGCATGGCCATGACCGTGAGCGAGGCCGCGCTGGAAGCCCTCAAGGCCGACCCGCGCGTGTTGCATATCCAGATCGACGAGGCGGCTCCCCTCATCCCGCCCGTCAAGGGCAGCGGCAGCAAAGCCGGGGCCCTGGACGCCCCCGCCGCCGACCTGCCGCCCGACACCCCGCAGCTGGCCCAGTCCGCACCCATGATCGGCGCGGACAAGGTATGGGCCAAGGGCTGGCGGGGCCAGGGCTGGTACGTGGCCATCCTGGACACCGGCATCCGCCGCACCCATGAAATGTTCACAGGCAAGACCATCCAGGAGGCCTGCTATTCGGCCTCGGCCAACTGCCCCAACGGGCAGGCCTCCATGTCAGGCACAGGTGCGGCCGCCCACTACAGCAGCGCCTACGCCGGGTGGGACCACGGCACCCACGTCTCCGGCATCGCGGCGGGCAAGAAGCCCGACGGAACGCTCTCCGGCATCGCCAAGGACGCCAACATCATCGCGGTGAACGTCTTCTCGATCTTCCCGGCCACGTCGGACGTCCGGTCATACACTTCCGACCAGATTTTGGGCTTGGAATACATCTATTCCCTGCGCAACACCTACAAGATCGGCGCGGTGAACATGAGCCTCGGAGGCGGGCAGTATTTCGCGGCCTGCGACATCGCCAACGCCCCCCGCAAGGCCGCCATCGACAACCTGGTTTCCGTGAAAATCGCCACCTGCATCGCCTCGGGCAATGATGGATTCTGCGACAGCGTGGGCGCGCCGGGCTGCATCTCCACGGCCATCACCGTGGGCGCGGTGACCAAGGGCGACCTCGAGGCTTCGTACAACAACTGGGGCCCCGGCCTGGTTGATTTCTGGGCTCCCGGCAGCTCCATCACCTCATCGACGGGAGACTCTGACACCAGCTACGAATCCTGGAACGGCACCTCCATGGCCACACCCCACGTGACCGGCACCTGGACGCTCATGCGCCAGCGCGCCCCCTCCGAAGGCGTGGCGGCCATCCAGACGCGGCTGACCAACGGCGGCGTCTCCGTGCAGACCGCCTGCCCCGACGGGGGCTACCGCCCGCGCATCAACGTCTTCAATTCCCAGAACTGGAACAGGTTCTCCAGCGCGGCCAGCCAGCTGCTGCTCCTGCAGGGCAACTAG
- a CDS encoding ABC-F family ATP-binding cassette domain-containing protein — protein sequence MSTLISIRDIAKAYGARTLFSNITLTLHQGERVGLIGANGSGKSTLLRILAGFEKPDSGERIPRRQVRLAHLAQKDEFPLDATVSEVVAAPLAGEGLAEAELHVRVGAALSRTGFTDHAQSAGSLSGGWCKRLALARALAQEPDLLLLDEPTNHLDLESVVWLEKMLRGARFAYVVISHDRCFLENTTTRTIELARSYPEGFLSVDGPYSTFLEKRADFLAAQAGLEETLANKVRREVEWLRRGPKARTTKAKARIDEAGRLMGELAETRERNIQVGRAGIEFGGTSRQTRRLMVAEGVSKSLGGRELFSGLDIVLSPGVRLGLVGANGSGKSTLLRILAGEDAPDQGEVRRAPALEVAYFDQNRARLDQQLSLKATLAPHGDAVVYRGRSVHVVSWAKRFLFRPDQLDLPVSLLSGGEQARLLIAQLMLRPADVLLLDEPTNDLDIPTLEILEESLRDFPGAVVLISHDRYLLDTVSTGLLGLDGRGGAVPLADLEQWERVREEAERAETPGQAPAQAKARPAKQPAKKLTYKEQKEFDGMEQAIAQAEEALAAREAELADPAVAHDPTELQLRMARQEEARAEVDRLYARWAELEDKLAD from the coding sequence ATGAGCACCCTGATTTCCATCCGCGACATCGCCAAGGCCTACGGGGCGCGCACCCTGTTCTCGAACATCACCCTGACCCTGCACCAGGGCGAACGTGTGGGCCTCATCGGGGCCAACGGCTCGGGCAAGTCCACCTTGCTGCGCATCCTGGCGGGGTTCGAGAAGCCCGACTCCGGCGAGCGCATCCCGCGCAGGCAGGTGCGTCTGGCCCATCTGGCCCAGAAGGACGAATTCCCGCTGGACGCCACCGTTTCCGAGGTGGTGGCCGCGCCCCTGGCCGGGGAGGGCCTCGCCGAGGCCGAGTTGCACGTCAGGGTGGGGGCGGCCCTCTCCCGCACGGGGTTCACGGACCACGCCCAGAGCGCGGGGAGCCTCTCCGGCGGGTGGTGCAAACGCCTGGCCCTGGCCCGGGCCCTGGCCCAGGAGCCGGACCTGCTCCTGCTGGACGAGCCCACCAACCACCTGGACCTGGAGTCCGTGGTGTGGCTTGAGAAGATGCTGCGCGGGGCGCGCTTCGCCTACGTGGTCATCAGCCACGACCGCTGTTTCCTGGAGAACACGACCACCCGCACCATCGAGCTGGCCCGCTCCTACCCCGAAGGTTTCTTGAGCGTGGACGGCCCCTACAGCACCTTCCTGGAAAAGCGCGCCGACTTTCTGGCCGCCCAGGCCGGGCTGGAGGAGACTCTGGCCAACAAGGTGCGCCGCGAGGTGGAGTGGCTGCGGCGCGGCCCCAAGGCCCGCACCACCAAGGCCAAGGCGCGCATAGACGAGGCGGGCAGGCTCATGGGCGAGCTGGCCGAGACGCGCGAACGCAACATTCAGGTCGGACGTGCGGGCATAGAGTTCGGGGGCACCTCCCGCCAGACCAGGCGGCTCATGGTGGCGGAGGGGGTCTCCAAATCGCTGGGCGGGCGCGAGCTGTTCAGCGGCCTGGACATCGTGCTCTCCCCGGGCGTGCGCCTGGGCCTGGTGGGGGCCAACGGCAGCGGGAAGTCCACGCTGCTGCGCATCCTGGCCGGGGAGGACGCCCCGGACCAGGGCGAGGTGCGCCGCGCGCCGGCCTTGGAGGTGGCCTACTTCGACCAGAACCGCGCCCGGCTGGATCAGCAGCTCAGCCTCAAGGCCACCCTGGCCCCCCACGGGGACGCCGTGGTCTACCGGGGGCGCTCCGTGCACGTGGTCAGCTGGGCCAAGCGCTTCCTGTTCCGCCCCGATCAGCTGGACCTGCCCGTGAGCCTGCTCTCAGGCGGGGAGCAGGCCCGGCTGCTCATCGCGCAGCTCATGCTGCGCCCGGCGGACGTGCTCCTGCTGGACGAACCCACCAACGACCTGGACATCCCCACCCTGGAGATACTGGAGGAGAGCCTGCGCGACTTCCCCGGGGCAGTGGTGCTCATCTCGCACGACCGCTACCTGCTGGACACCGTGTCCACCGGCCTTCTGGGCCTGGACGGGCGCGGCGGGGCCGTGCCACTGGCCGATCTGGAGCAGTGGGAGCGCGTCCGGGAGGAGGCGGAGCGGGCCGAGACTCCAGGCCAGGCCCCGGCCCAGGCCAAGGCCCGCCCGGCCAAGCAGCCCGCCAAGAAGCTCACCTACAAGGAGCAGAAGGAATTCGACGGCATGGAGCAGGCCATCGCCCAGGCCGAGGAGGCCCTGGCCGCGCGCGAAGCCGAGCTGGCCGACCCTGCCGTGGCCCACGACCCCACGGAGCTGCAGCTGCGCATGGCCCGGCAGGAGGAGGCCCGGGCGGAGGTGGACAGGCTCTACGCGCGTTGGGCCGAGCTGGAGGACAAGCTGGCGGACTGA